The Pseudomonas asiatica genome has a segment encoding these proteins:
- a CDS encoding lipoprotein-releasing ABC transporter permease subunit produces MFRPLPIFIGARYTRAKRRNHFISFISMTSMIGLSLGVLAMIVVLSVMNGFQREMSSRILGLVPHAAILGVQPLDDWHKVADAAMRDPAVMAAAPITEMEGMLSYKGAMQPIQVGGIDPAEEGKVSIVGQHIVQGRLQDLQPGEFGVVIGELTARRFRLNTGDKLTLIVPEISKEPGGITPRMQRLTVVGIFKVGAELDGSQAYIHVDDAGAMQRWAPGQVQGVRLKLHDLYAAPQVSKAIAAGLGDAYRADDWSHTQGSLFSAMKMEKTMIGLLLLMIIAVAAFNIIATLVMVVNDKGPDIAILRTLGATPAQIMGTFMVQGSLIGIVGTLIGGVLGVIAAFNVSQIVGWLERVSGQHIFTSDVYFVSSLPSQLQWGDVAIICTAGLVMSFLATIYPAYRASQVQPAIGLAV; encoded by the coding sequence ATGTTCAGACCCTTGCCCATCTTCATCGGCGCGCGCTACACCCGAGCCAAGCGCCGCAACCACTTCATCTCGTTCATCTCGATGACCTCGATGATCGGCCTGTCGCTGGGCGTGCTGGCGATGATCGTGGTGCTGTCGGTGATGAACGGTTTCCAGCGCGAAATGAGTTCGCGCATCCTCGGCCTGGTGCCGCATGCCGCCATCCTCGGCGTGCAGCCGCTGGACGACTGGCACAAGGTGGCCGACGCGGCCATGCGCGACCCGGCGGTGATGGCGGCGGCGCCGATTACCGAAATGGAAGGCATGCTGTCGTACAAGGGCGCGATGCAGCCGATCCAGGTCGGCGGTATCGACCCGGCCGAAGAGGGCAAGGTCTCGATCGTCGGCCAGCATATCGTCCAGGGCCGCCTGCAGGACCTGCAGCCGGGAGAGTTCGGCGTGGTCATCGGTGAGCTGACTGCGCGGCGCTTCCGCTTGAATACCGGCGACAAACTGACCCTGATCGTGCCGGAAATCAGCAAGGAGCCGGGCGGCATCACCCCGCGCATGCAGCGCCTGACCGTGGTCGGCATCTTCAAGGTCGGCGCCGAGCTGGATGGCTCGCAGGCTTACATCCACGTCGACGATGCCGGCGCCATGCAGCGCTGGGCGCCGGGCCAGGTGCAGGGCGTGCGCCTGAAACTGCACGACCTGTATGCCGCGCCGCAGGTGTCCAAGGCCATCGCTGCCGGACTGGGCGATGCCTACCGGGCCGACGACTGGTCGCATACCCAGGGCAGCCTGTTCAGTGCCATGAAGATGGAAAAGACCATGATCGGCCTGCTGTTGCTGATGATCATCGCGGTGGCAGCGTTCAACATCATCGCCACCCTGGTGATGGTGGTGAACGACAAGGGCCCGGACATCGCCATCCTGCGCACCCTGGGCGCCACACCGGCGCAGATCATGGGCACGTTCATGGTCCAGGGCAGCCTGATCGGCATTGTCGGGACGCTGATCGGTGGCGTGCTGGGGGTGATTGCGGCGTTCAACGTCAGCCAGATCGTCGGTTGGCTGGAGCGGGTGAGCGGGCAGCACATCTTTACTTCGGATGTGTACTTCGTCAGCAGCTTGCCGTCGCAGCTGCAGTGGGGCGATGTGGCGATCATCTGCACTGCCGGGTTGGTGATGAGCTTCCTGGCGACCATTTACCCGGCTTATCGGGCATCGCAGGTGCAGCCGGCGATTGGTCTGGCGGTTTGA
- a CDS encoding heavy metal sensor histidine kinase — MMRRVSLGSRLALLFAACTAAVSLGAGLIFSRASEQHFVELDQQLLDSRLSLFRTQLAGITTPAELQARLPALRDELGHQADLALRINGSDGATWFESRTGLPRTPLPDGLATLHAQGTDYRSLAVHLAQGAPQSPQLTLYLDITHHQHFLQGMQRLIWLTVGLSALATALLGAWAARRGLRPLRQMGQVAASVSARSLTTRLPVAQMPEELAELATAMNAMLQRLDDAFQRLSAFSADIAHELRTPLSNLLTHTQVTLTRPRSLEEYREALHGNLEELQWMAQMINDMLFLAKADHGLLVPGQAPLVLHEEVDALLEYYAPLAEDSGVQMLREGEALLQGDRHMLRRALSNLLDNALRFTPAGGQIKVTLGPGPRIGVANNGAAIEPAVLPRLFDRFYRVDPARREGSSEHAGLGLAITRSIVQAHGGSIRAQCEDGWTRFLIEFTQDR, encoded by the coding sequence GTGATGCGTCGGGTCTCCCTCGGCAGCCGCCTGGCCCTGCTGTTCGCCGCCTGCACCGCCGCTGTCTCGCTCGGTGCCGGCCTGATATTCAGCCGGGCCAGCGAGCAGCACTTCGTCGAACTGGACCAGCAACTGCTGGACTCGCGCCTGTCGCTGTTCCGCACCCAGCTGGCCGGTATCACCACCCCGGCCGAGCTGCAGGCGCGCCTGCCCGCCTTGCGCGATGAACTGGGCCACCAGGCCGACCTGGCCTTGCGCATCAACGGCAGCGACGGCGCCACCTGGTTCGAAAGCCGCACAGGCCTGCCGCGGACGCCACTGCCCGACGGCCTGGCAACCCTGCATGCGCAAGGCACCGACTACCGCAGCCTGGCCGTGCACCTGGCGCAAGGCGCCCCGCAGTCGCCACAACTGACCCTGTACCTCGACATCACCCATCACCAGCACTTCCTGCAGGGCATGCAACGGCTGATCTGGCTGACGGTGGGCCTGTCGGCACTGGCCACGGCACTGCTCGGTGCCTGGGCTGCACGCCGCGGGCTGCGACCGTTGCGGCAGATGGGCCAGGTGGCTGCCAGTGTATCGGCGCGCTCGCTCACCACACGCCTGCCGGTGGCACAGATGCCCGAAGAGCTGGCCGAGCTGGCGACGGCCATGAACGCCATGCTGCAGCGCCTGGACGATGCCTTCCAGCGCCTGTCGGCATTCTCCGCCGACATCGCCCACGAGCTGCGCACGCCGCTGTCCAACCTGCTGACCCACACCCAGGTCACCCTCACCCGCCCGCGCAGCCTCGAAGAGTACCGCGAAGCCCTGCACGGCAACCTCGAGGAGCTGCAATGGATGGCGCAGATGATCAACGACATGCTGTTCCTGGCCAAGGCCGACCATGGCCTGCTGGTGCCGGGGCAAGCACCGCTGGTGCTGCATGAGGAGGTGGATGCGCTGCTGGAGTACTACGCGCCGCTGGCAGAGGACAGCGGCGTGCAGATGCTGCGCGAGGGTGAGGCGCTGCTGCAGGGCGACCGGCATATGCTGCGCCGGGCACTGTCCAACTTGCTGGACAATGCCTTGCGCTTCACCCCGGCGGGTGGGCAGATAAAGGTGACATTGGGGCCAGGGCCGAGGATTGGCGTGGCCAATAACGGGGCGGCTATCGAGCCGGCAGTGTTACCACGGTTGTTCGACCGCTTCTACCGGGTGGACCCGGCGCGGCGGGAAGGCAGTAGCGAGCATGCCGGGTTGGGGTTGGCGATTACCCGGTCGATCGTGCAGGCCCATGGCGGGAGCATTCGGGCGCAATGCGAGGATGGGTGGACGCGTTTTTTGATCGAGTTCACTCAGGATCGGTGA